The proteins below come from a single Puntigrus tetrazona isolate hp1 unplaced genomic scaffold, ASM1883169v1 S000000151, whole genome shotgun sequence genomic window:
- the psmd2 gene encoding LOW QUALITY PROTEIN: 26S proteasome non-ATPase regulatory subunit 2 (The sequence of the model RefSeq protein was modified relative to this genomic sequence to represent the inferred CDS: inserted 1 base in 1 codon): protein MEETAKKEKKQSEIAEEKDKQPAGKDKEKKEEQELSEEDKQLQEELEMLVERLGEKDSSLYRPALEELRRQIRSSTTSMTSVPKPLKFLRPHYAKLKEIYQSMASGENKHFCADVVSVLAMTMSSXRECLKYRLLGSQEELASWGHEYVRHLAGEVAKEWQEIEEGDKAQQEVLLKLVKEIVPYNMAHNAEHEACDLLMEIERLDMLDTYIDENAYAKVCLYLTSCVSYVPEPENSALLKCALNIFRKFNRYPEALRLALMLNDVELVENIFTSCKDIVIQKQMSFMLGRHGMFLELNEDVEDYEDLTEIMSNVQLNSNFLALARELDIMEPKVPDDIYKTHLENNRFGSSGSQVDSARMNLASSFVNGFVNAAFGQDKLLTEDGNKWLYKNKDHGMLSAAASLGMILLWDVDGGLTQIDKYLYSSEDYIKSGALLACGIVNSGVRNECDPALALLSDYVLHNSNIMRIGAIFGLGLAYAGSNREDVLSLLLPVMGDSKSSMEVAGVTALACGMIAVGSCNGDVTSTILQTIMEKSEQELKDTYARWLPLGLGLNHLGKGEAIETTLAALQVVPEPFRSFGNTLVDVCAYAGSGNVLKVQQLLHICSEHYDNKDKDDDKDKKDKKDKDKKETAADMGSHQGVAVLGIALIAMGEEIGSEMALRTFGHLLRYGEPTLRRAVPLALALISVSNPRLNILDTLSKFSHDADPEVSHNAIFAMGMVGSGTNNARLAAMLRQLAQYHAKDPNNLFMVRLAQGLTHLGKGTLTLCPYHSDRQLMSQVAVAGLLTVLVSFLDVKNIILGKSHYVLYGLVAAMQPRMLVTFDEELRPLPVSVRVGQAVDVVGQAGKPKAITGFQTHTTPVLLAHGERAELATEEYIPVTPILEGFVILRKNPSYDA, encoded by the exons ATGGAGGAAACCgcgaaaaaggagaaaaagcaGTCCGAGATCGCGGAGGAGAAGGACAAACAGCCAGCGGGAAAGGACAAGGAGAAGAAAGAGGAGCAGGAGCTg tcAGAGGAGGACAAACAGCTTCAGGAGGAGTTAGAGATGCTCGTGGAAAGACTCGGT GAGAAGGACTCGTCTCTGTACCGTCCCGCTCTGGAAGAGCTGCGTCGTCAGATACgctcctccaccacctccatGACGTCGGTGCCCAAACCGCTCAAGTTCCTGCGGCCGCACTACGCCAAGCTCAAGGAGATCTACCAGAGCATGGCGTCCGGAGAGAACAAG CATTTCTGCGCAGACGTGGTGTCGGTCCTGGCCATGACCATGAGCA GACGGGAGTGTCTGAAGTACCGGCTGCTGGGCTCGCAGGAGGAGCTGGCCTCGTGGGGACACGAATACGTCAG gcaTCTGGCGGGAGAAGTCGCTAAAGAATGGCAGGAGATCGAGGAAGGCGATAAAGCTCAACAGGAAGTGCTGCTGAAGCTGGTCAAAGAGATCGTCCCGTATAACATGGCCCATAATGCCGAGCACGAGGCCTGCGACCTGCTGATGGAAATCGAGCGGCTCGACATGCTGGACACGTACATCGATGAAAACGCCTACGCTAAAGTCTGCCTCTACCTGACCAG CTGTGTGAGCTACGTCCCTGAACCGGAGAACTCGGCTCTGCTGAAATGCGCTCTCAACATCTTCCGCAAGTTCAACCGTTACCCAGAAGCCCTCAGACTCGCGCTGATGCTCAATGACGTGGAGCTGGTGGAGAACATCTTCACTTCCTGCAAAGACAT tgtcatTCAGAAGCAGATGTCATTCATGTTGGGTCGACACGGCATGTTCCTGGAGCTCAATGAAGATGTTGAGGATTATGAAGATCTGACGGAGATCATGTCGAACGTGCAGCTCAACAGCAACTTCCTCGCGCTGGCTAGagag CTCGACATCATGGAGCCGAAAGTGCCGGACGACATCTACAAAACGCACCTGGAGAACAACC GGTTCGGCAGCAGCGGATCGCAGGTGGACTCCGCTCGCATGAACCTGGCCTCTTCCTTCGTCAACGGCTTCGTTAACGCCGCGTTCGGACAGGACAAGCTGCTCACGGAGGACGGGAACAAATGGCTCTACAAGAACAAAGACCACG GCATGCTCAGCGCGGCAGCGTCTCTGGGAATGATTCTGCTCTGGGACGTGGACGGCGGTTTGACGCAGATCGATAAATATCTTTATTCATCCGAGGACTACATCAAG TCCGGAGCGCTGCTGGCGTGTGGTATCGTGAACTCTGGTGTTCGTAACGAGTGTGATCCGGCTCTGGCCCTTCTCTCTGATTATGTCCTTCATAACAGCAACATCATGAGGATCGGAGCCATTTTTGG GCTGGGTCTGGCGTACGCCGGATCAAACAGAGAGGATGTGCTCTCTCTGCTGCTTCCTGTCATGGGAGACTCCAAATCCAGCAtggag gTGGCGGGGGTGACGGCTCTGGCCTGTGGCATGATCGCCGTGGGTTCCTGTAACGGTGATGTCACTTCCACCATCCTCCAGACCATCATGGAGAAGAGTGAGCAGGAGCTCAAAGACACATACGCTCGCTGGCTGCCGCTCGGCCTCGGACTCAACCATCTGG GTAAAGGTGAGGCGATCGAGACGACTCTGGCAGCTCTTCAGGTCGTTCCCGAACCCTTCCGAAGCTTCGGGAACACGTTAGTGGACGTCTGCGCGTACGCAG GCTCCGGGAACGTGCTGAAGGTTCAGCAGCTGCTCCACATCTGCAGCGAACACTACGACAACAAGGACAAAGACGACGATAAAGACAAGAAAGACAAGAAGGACAAAGACAAGAAGGAGACGGCGGCTGATATGGGCTCGCAtcag gGTGTGGCGGTGCTCGGTATCGCTCTCATCGCTATGGGTGAAGAGATCGGCTCAGAAATGGCCCTGCGCACCTTTGGACACCTG CTTCGTTACGGTGAGCCCACGTTAAGGAGGGCCGTGCCGTTAGCGCTCGCGCTGATCTCCGTCTCCAATCCGAGGCTGAACATTCTGGACACGCTCAGCAAGTTCTCCCACGACGCCGACCCCGAAGTCTCTCACAACGCCATCTTTGCGATGGGGATGGTGGGCAGCG GCACTAATAACGCTCGTCTGGCGGCGATGCTCCGGCAGCTGGCGCAGTATCACGCTAAAGACCCCAACAACCTCTTCATGGTCCGACTCGCTCAG ggtcTCACACACCTGGGCAAAGGCACGCTGACGCTCTGCCCGTATCACAGTGACCGGCAGCTCATGAGTCAGGTGGCTGTGGCTGGACTTCTCACGGTCCTCGTCTCCTTCCTGGACGTCAAGAACA taatCCTGGGGAAGTCTCATTACGTTCTGTACGGTTTGGTGGCGGCGATGCAGCCTCGTATGCTGGTCACATTCGACGAGGAGCTCCGACCGCTGCCGGTGTCCGTCCGAGTCGGGCAG gctgTAGATGTGGTGGGTCAGGCCGGGAAGCCCAAAGCCATCACAGGTTTCCAGACTCACACCACTCCGGTGCTGCTGGCTCACGGGGAGCGGGCGGAGCTGGCCACGGAGGAGTACATCCCCGTCACACCCATCCTGGAGGGCTTCGTCATCCTGCGCAAAAACCCCAGCTACGACGCTTAG